The following is a genomic window from Luteolibacter flavescens.
CGCCGCTCATGCTGGTGAGCAGCGTGTGCTCGATGGAGTCGGGCAGCGGGAAGACGAGCGTATCGAAGCGCAGGATGGTCCCGCGATCCCATGAGGCCGGGTCGATGGGACACGGGTCCATCACGGCGCACTGCACCCGTTCGTCGTGGATGATGTAGAGCATCGGGAAGTTGGTGTTAGATAGAAGACGCGGGCAGATCAGGCGGCACCGGCCGCGCTGTGATCGAGCTCGCGTTCATGCTCGCGATCACGGAGCACGGAGGGAAAGCGCGCGATATTCGCGGTCGGCGAGTCCTTCACCCGGTCGAGCAGCTCCTGCGTCGCTTCCAGTTTTTTCAGGATGCGGACGATGACGCCTGCACCGGCGCGTGAGGAGGGATCGCGGGCCGGGCCCGAGACCATCACCTCCACCAGCCACAGCGAGCCGGAGGAGCTGACCAGCACCGCCTCATCGACATCATCGCCGAGGGGTGGGTAGTCGATGGTGAAGTAGACGATCTGGCCGCGCGTCCAGAGCTCCGGGAAGGCCGGGTCCAGCTCGGCGACGCGAGACAGCGCCGCGCCATCGTGAATGAGAGACAACATGATAGGAAAAAAGGTGAGATTTGAAATCGAGTGGGATGGAATCGAATGCGGGGAGGCAGGTCCACCCCGGGCAAGGAATCGGAACAAGGAACCGGCGAACGCCATCTGCCTGCCGGGGAATCGCGGGCACGACCGGGCGGCACACGCACCGGGAAACCCGCAAAAGGGCATCAACAGCAGAAGCGGCGACAACTACGACAGCAGCACCCGCCTGGCCCGCCGGAGCGGGACGAGCGGATCGCCGGGGAGTAGTGCCGATGAGCGTTCACTTGAGTTGACCGAAGTTCAAATTCGATGGTCGCACTGCAAGGACTCCTCCAATTCGGTCATCCTCTTTATCCCGTCGCCTCGCACAAGGTGGGCGGTCGTCTTCCAACGCGGCAGATCATTCCTACTAACCGGTAGGAGATCAAGCGGATTTTTCCGGAAGATACGCCGGAGGGGATTTCCGGTGCTAGGAAGTGACCATGATAAGGATCTCCATAGATCGGCATCGGGGGGGCGAATAGCGACCTAGGAGGGTCGGCATCAAAGTCGCGTAGCAACCCGAGAAGGACCGGCATTGAGGTCGCGTAGCGACCAAGGACGGTAGCCGTGGGCTTCAGCCCACGGTATGCACGCGGCGCGGAATGGTGTCGCGTGGCGACACAGGATTCGCCAGTGCGCGGCGCTATCCTCGGTGGAGTTCGCACGTCCGTCGGGTTCCTGTGTCGCTCTGCGACACCCTGTGCGCCTCGCCTATCCCGCGGGCTGAAGCCCGCGGCTACCGTCCTTGACCGCTACGCGGTCGGATGAGGCGAGCCGATCACGAAGGATGCCACCGACTTGCGATAAAGGCCCGCAGCCAATCCCGGGACTACTCCCGTGCTGCCAGGTCGAGCGCGTGGACGGCCAGCCGCAGTTCTTCCTCCGTGGTGCAGAGCGGCGGCATGAGCACGATGGTATTCCGGATCGGGCGGGTGAGCAGGCCGTGCTGGCGCGCGGCCAGGCAGACCGCGGCACCCGTGACGCCCTCGACCTCGATCCCGGCGACGAAGCCGCATTGCCGCACCGCGCGGACCCGGGGATGCGTCGCTTCCAGCTCCGCGAGGAGTTCGCCCATCAGTGCGATCTTCGGCTGCAGGTGGTGGAGGGTTTTCTCACTTTCGAAGACATCGAGGCTGGCCAGCGCGACGGCGCACCCGAGCGGATTCGCCGTGTAACTATGTCCATAGTAGAAAGCCCGCTCGTCCGCGCCGCGGAAGGCATCATAGACGGCGGCCGAGGTGAAGGTGGCCGCCATCGGCATGTAGCCACCGGTGAGGCCCTTCGCCACGCAGAGGAAGTCCGGCGTGACCTCCTCGTGCTGGCAGGCGAACATCTTCCCCGTCCTGCCAAAGCCGGTCATCACCTCGTCGAGGATGAGGTGCACGCCATGCGCGTCGCACCACGCGCGCAGCTCGCGCAGCATGCCTGCGGGCCACGGGGTCATCTCATTCACGCCCTGGATGAGCGGCTCGATGACCACGGCGGCCGTGCCGCGCACCGCCTCTGCCGGCAGTTGGCGCAGCGCCTCCATCCCGGAGACAAAGGTGACCGGCACGCCATGCCCGCGGAAGCGCTCATGGAAACGCGAGACCCCGCCGAGCGACGCCGCGCCCATGGTATCGCCATGATACGCCTGGTCGAAGGCGATGAAGCCGGTGCGCTCCGGCTCGCCCGTCTGCTGGCGATACTGGATGGCCATCTTCATCGCGCACTCGATGGCCGTCGATCCATCGTCGGAGAAGAACACGCGCTCCAGCGTCCCGGCGGGGAAGAGCGCGCACAGCCGCTCCGCCAGCTCGCTCGCCCGCGGATTCGCAAAGCCGAGGTAGGACGTGTGCGCCACCTCGTCGAGTTGCCGCGTGATCGCTGCATCCAGCGCGGGGTGATGGTGTCCGTGGATATTCGTCCAGATCGAAGAATTCCCGTCGAGATACCGGCGGCCCTCCGAGTCCCACAGCCATGCGCCCTGGCCGCGCACGAGCACCAGCGGCTCGCCCGCCACCCATGCATCCTGCGGGGTGAAGGGGTGCCAGCAGTGCTTCTTGTCGGCCTCGATCCAGCGTCGCGTGTCGTCGCGCATGGCGTCGAGTTTCGGCCCGCGAGGCCCCGGTGGGAAGCACCGTTCGTCCCTACGTGATCGTGGGATACCGGAGGGGGGGGCTTCATGCAAACTGTGCTCGTCCGGTTGAGGAACCAGCCGGGCACGGATCTTCCTCTCTGCGGGCGATCGGCGGTATCTGAGGACGGCGACCCTCGGTGACCATCAAAGCCGATCGCCCGCTGACTTTTTTCAAAGGGAGGAATGATCCATGCCGGTGATCTTGCCGGGGGCTCGCTTTGGGCGGGTGCTTTGGAAGGAAGGGTGAGCCGCGTGGAAAGGCTGGGTGTGTGAGATCTGTTAGAGAGCTTGGCGTGAGGTTGTGTGCGCGCTTATGGGAGATCGATGGGGTCGGCCTTCCGAAGGGATCGGGGCTTTTATTTCACCGCGAAATAACGCGAAAGGGCGCGAAATTTGAAAGGCAGGAAGAGAAGAATCCCCGCCTAACAGATGCCGAGTCCATCGGCGTTTTGCGTGCGTCCTCAAAGAAGCCCGAATCACCGGAAAGCCGCGCCCCGCTGGGCGGCCTGAGGAGTGTCGACGTTCCGTCGACATGGTGTGGACGGGACGTTCACACTCCTCGCGCAAAGCTATCTAACAGATCTTGTGCGGTTGGTCCTTCCCCGCGATTCGCGATTCGATCTTCTTTTCCCTGATGCATGTGGAGCGGCTGTGGTTCGAAGCAAGTGCTCTAACAGAATCGGCGAAGGGTAGCGGGGCAAGGGGCGGGACGCCCCTGCAACGGACTGGGGCAGGATGCCCCAGCCACGGGTGGGCTGGTGGCGGCACGCCAGTCGGATGTGGAGCGTGGGCGTTCCGTTCACAACGGGTCGACGGTACGTCGACCCTCCTCAGGGCTGACCTGTCGGGCGCGGTTTTCGGGGTGCTTCGGCGAAGGAGAAGGAACCGCGGAAAGCGCGAGATCACTCAAAATCTGTTAGATCAGGGCTCTGCTCTTCCTGCCTTTCAGATTTCGCGTCTTTTGGCGTTATTTCGCGGTGAAATAAACGCCCCGCCACGCTCAAAGGTCCGCTGCCCCGACGCCACCTTGATTCACTTCACGTCTTGAAATCCCGCAGGCGGAAGGCGGTGTAGCCGATGAGGAAGAGCGTGGCATTCAGGCCGAAGAGGAAGACGTAGCTGCCCGCGAGCTTCGGCCATGAGATGACGTTTTCCAGCAGGTAGACCCACGAGCTCATCCGCCAGGTGATGAAGTACTGCTCGTAGGGCTTGAAGAAGGGGAACTCCTGCAGCACCAGATCCACGAAGAGGATGCTGAGCGCCATGATGGTGGCCGCGGCGGGCTTCATCCTGAAGCACGAGAACATGAAGGCGATGGACGACAGCGTGATCATGCTGATGCCGATGCCCGCGGCGGAGAGGCCGATGCGGGCGATGCCCTCGCCCCAGGTGGGGAAGACGGCGAAGACCTTCATCTTCTGATTCCACACGAAGAGCCCGCCATCCACGCCCAGCGCCGCGACGGACATGGCGTAGCCGGTGATGCCGACGAAGAAGACGAAGGTGACCGTGTAGATGGAGACCGCCGCATACTTCAGCAGCAGGATGCGCAGCCGCGAGACGGGGCGGGAAAGGACGAGCCGCAGGTTTCCGTCCTCCGCCTCCTTTGCCACGATGTCCCCGGCGACCAGCGCGAAGTAGATGGAGCCGAGCAGGAACATACTGAAGCCCATGACCCAGTAGGTCACCGTCAGCGAGCTGTAGTAATCATCGAAGCCGAAGCCATTCCTCTCGATGAGCGTGCGCATGGTGCGCTGGCTGCCCTCGAGCTTGAAGACGGCGAGGATGATGGCCTCCATCGCGAGGAAGACGCCGTAGCCGAGATAGGTGCGCGGCCTGCCGAAGAGCTTGGCGAGCTCGCCGCGGAGCTGGTGGAGGAAGTTCATGCGGTGGCTGCGGCGGTGGGGTTCGCGGAGATTTCCAGGTAGAGATCCTCCAGCGAGCGGCGCACGGGGGAGAAGGCGGAGACGCGGATGCCGCAGCCGACCAGCGCGGCGACGATGACCGCGGGGTCCGCATCCGGCGGCAGGGCGATGCGCCCGGGAGAGATGACCTGCGCGCCATTCAGCTCCAGGAAGGTCCTGGCCTCATGCCAGGGCTCCAGGCTGACCTCATAGACGGGGGCCTCGCCGCGCAGATCCTCCAGCGAGCCGGCGTGGATGAGGCGGCCTTCCTTCAGGATGGTGACGCGGTCGCACATCTGCTCGACCTCCGCGAGCAGGTGGGAATTGAAGAGCACCGTCATCCCGCGCTCGCGGCGCAGGCCGAGGATGAAGTCGCGGAACCACTTGATGCCCTCCGGGTCGAGGCCGTCGGTGGGCTCGTCTAACAGAAGCACCTGCGGCTCCGGCAGGAGTGCCTGCGCGAGCGCGAGCCGCTGGCGCATGCCGTGGGAATAGCTGCCGACCTTCGACCGGATGCGCTTGGTGAGGCCGACGCGCTCGACCACGTCGCGCGCTGCTTTTTCATCGAAGCGTCCGGAGAATCCCGCGAGGATGCGCAGGTTTTCCCAGCCGCTGAGGTAGTCGTAGAATGCCGGGCTCTCGAAGATGGCGCCGACTTGCCTCAAGGCACCCGCGTGGTCCTCCTGCACGCAGACGCCGCCGATGTGGGCCCGCCCGCGGTCCGGCTCGACCATGCCGAGGATGATGCCGAGCGTGGTGCTTTTCCCCGCGCCATTGTGCCCGAGCAGCCCGTGGATCTCCCCGCGCTTCACCTCGAAGGAGACATCGTGCAACGCCGGCTTCCCGCCGAAGGATTTGAAGAGACCGTTAACGCGGAGCATGGGGGGACGGAGGTCGGAGGTCGGAGGTCGGAGGTCGGAGGTCAGCAGGAGCTGGAGGCGGAGTGGTGGCTTTAGCTGGCGAGTGTCCGGTTGCTTGGACTGAGGGATTTTTTCAACCGCAGATGGACGCTGATGGACACAGATGAAGAAGGGATGGGAATGGCGGGGATGATGGGAGTGAAGCGGAGTGGTGGCTTTAGCCGGCGAGTGTGGTTCGGGGGTGGGGGAAAGGAGGTGGGCTGCGGTGTGTTGGAAGGGGAAGGCGTGGGGGCGATGCGGAAAGCTTGGGGGAGTGCGTGAGCTTCGGTGGTATTGGGTGAGCTCGTGGGTGCAGGCGGGCTCGCTCGATGGACTCGCCGGCTAAAGCCAGCGCTCCGTCTCCGGCATCCGGTTACTGGCCGGTGCCAAATTCGACTTTGCTCGATGCGGAGAGGTCGGCGTAGAGGAAATTCACGCCGGAGTCGCCGGGGTGCCAGTCCTCCTTGTCCGAGATGAGGGGGATGCGCGGGTCGTCGCCTTCCTTGCCGAAGAAGACGAGCTGCAAGCGATGCCGACCGCTCTGGCTGGAATTCCAGATGTAGCTGCAGCCGGATTTTTCATAGCACTCGTGGTCCGCCGGACAGTGGAAGACTTCCGGATTCGTCAGGTAGCTCGCCAGCTCCGTTTCCAGCACCGGCTTGTCCTCGTTCTTGCCCTTCCGCCCGGCCTCGATCTCGGGCATCCTTTGCGTGTGATCCTGCAGGTAGGCCTCGAGGCCCACGCCGATCTGGCGGAGATTTGAAATGCACGCCGCGCTGTGCGACCTCGCCACCGCGGATCGACCGAGCGGCACGGCGATCGCGACCAGCACCGCGAGGATGGCGATGACCACGAGCACCTCGGTGATCGTGAAGCCGGTGCCAGCGCGCCGCGGTGT
Proteins encoded in this region:
- the bioA gene encoding adenosylmethionine--8-amino-7-oxononanoate transaminase, whose product is MRDDTRRWIEADKKHCWHPFTPQDAWVAGEPLVLVRGQGAWLWDSEGRRYLDGNSSIWTNIHGHHHPALDAAITRQLDEVAHTSYLGFANPRASELAERLCALFPAGTLERVFFSDDGSTAIECAMKMAIQYRQQTGEPERTGFIAFDQAYHGDTMGAASLGGVSRFHERFRGHGVPVTFVSGMEALRQLPAEAVRGTAAVVIEPLIQGVNEMTPWPAGMLRELRAWCDAHGVHLILDEVMTGFGRTGKMFACQHEEVTPDFLCVAKGLTGGYMPMAATFTSAAVYDAFRGADERAFYYGHSYTANPLGCAVALASLDVFESEKTLHHLQPKIALMGELLAELEATHPRVRAVRQCGFVAGIEVEGVTGAAVCLAARQHGLLTRPIRNTIVLMPPLCTTEEELRLAVHALDLAARE
- a CDS encoding ABC transporter permease, yielding MNFLHQLRGELAKLFGRPRTYLGYGVFLAMEAIILAVFKLEGSQRTMRTLIERNGFGFDDYYSSLTVTYWVMGFSMFLLGSIYFALVAGDIVAKEAEDGNLRLVLSRPVSRLRILLLKYAAVSIYTVTFVFFVGITGYAMSVAALGVDGGLFVWNQKMKVFAVFPTWGEGIARIGLSAAGIGISMITLSSIAFMFSCFRMKPAAATIMALSILFVDLVLQEFPFFKPYEQYFITWRMSSWVYLLENVISWPKLAGSYVFLFGLNATLFLIGYTAFRLRDFKT
- a CDS encoding ABC transporter ATP-binding protein, which encodes MLRVNGLFKSFGGKPALHDVSFEVKRGEIHGLLGHNGAGKSTTLGIILGMVEPDRGRAHIGGVCVQEDHAGALRQVGAIFESPAFYDYLSGWENLRILAGFSGRFDEKAARDVVERVGLTKRIRSKVGSYSHGMRQRLALAQALLPEPQVLLLDEPTDGLDPEGIKWFRDFILGLRRERGMTVLFNSHLLAEVEQMCDRVTILKEGRLIHAGSLEDLRGEAPVYEVSLEPWHEARTFLELNGAQVISPGRIALPPDADPAVIVAALVGCGIRVSAFSPVRRSLEDLYLEISANPTAAATA
- a CDS encoding type II secretion system protein, producing MKTHSTPRRAGTGFTITEVLVVIAILAVLVAIAVPLGRSAVARSHSAACISNLRQIGVGLEAYLQDHTQRMPEIEAGRKGKNEDKPVLETELASYLTNPEVFHCPADHECYEKSGCSYIWNSSQSGRHRLQLVFFGKEGDDPRIPLISDKEDWHPGDSGVNFLYADLSASSKVEFGTGQ